In Aliarcobacter faecis, a genomic segment contains:
- a CDS encoding NifU family protein, translating to MFPFSDEDLQEPVNNIIEKKISPMLARDGGAIELLEIKNSKVYIQLKGACVGCSASGSTLKYIVEKELKSAIHPDLIIINVPIGKIDYLED from the coding sequence ATGTTTCCATTTAGTGATGAAGATTTACAAGAGCCTGTAAACAATATTATAGAAAAAAAGATATCTCCTATGTTAGCAAGAGATGGTGGAGCAATAGAACTACTTGAAATTAAAAATTCAAAAGTTTATATACAATTAAAAGGTGCATGTGTTGGATGTAGTGCAAGTGGAAGTACATTAAAATATATTGTGGAAAAAGAGTTAAAAAGTGCAATACATCCAGATTTAATAATAATCAATGTTCCTATTGGAAAAATTGATTACTTAGAGGATTAA
- a CDS encoding UDP-N-acetylmuramoyl-L-alanyl-D-glutamate--2,6-diaminopimelate ligase produces MKLNINGRIFTDNTNELEKDSFFVVSKQNEKFKDIAINSGFEIVNASELKNYLDMSSIKIIGITGTNGKTTTAAAIYSLLLDLGYKVALQGTRGFFINGSQIEEYSLTTPVQLGNFANIQKALENSCQFFVMEVSSHAIEQRRVEGLEFALKIHTNITRDHLDYHKTIEEYINVKNSFLSDESLKLINVDDKVVKFNPKNAYTYSLDKFSSFKVDAYSFNKGMHVMFNHNKTPYTFSSLMMGIFNIYNLIASVAAVSLVTNNNLEDICKALENFGGVSGRMEIISVEPLVIVDFAHTPDGMEEVLKSFPQKEIICVFGAGGNRDSLKRPLMGKVAAKYSKHIIVTSDNPRFEDPDLIINDIVAGIPKNISFEVEINRKEALKKAILLAKNENSVVLVLGKGDEATQIIYDQKLPFSDKEEILKILNS; encoded by the coding sequence ATGAAGCTAAACATAAACGGTAGAATATTTACAGATAATACAAATGAATTGGAAAAAGATTCATTTTTTGTAGTTTCAAAACAAAATGAAAAGTTTAAAGATATTGCTATAAATAGTGGTTTTGAAATAGTAAATGCAAGTGAACTAAAAAATTATTTGGATATGAGTTCTATAAAAATTATAGGAATAACTGGAACAAATGGAAAAACAACTACAGCTGCTGCTATTTATTCTCTTTTACTTGATTTAGGATATAAAGTTGCTCTTCAAGGAACAAGAGGATTTTTTATAAATGGGTCTCAAATAGAAGAGTACTCTTTAACGACTCCTGTTCAGCTTGGAAATTTTGCAAATATTCAAAAAGCTTTAGAAAATAGTTGTCAATTTTTTGTGATGGAAGTAAGTTCTCATGCAATTGAACAAAGAAGAGTTGAGGGTTTAGAGTTTGCACTAAAAATCCATACAAATATAACTAGAGACCATTTAGATTATCATAAAACAATAGAAGAGTATATAAATGTTAAAAATTCATTCTTAAGTGATGAGAGCCTGAAACTTATTAATGTAGATGATAAAGTTGTGAAATTCAATCCTAAAAATGCTTACACTTACTCTTTAGATAAATTTTCAAGCTTCAAAGTTGATGCTTACTCTTTTAATAAAGGTATGCATGTGATGTTCAATCACAATAAAACTCCTTATACATTTTCATCTTTAATGATGGGAATTTTTAATATTTATAATCTAATAGCTAGTGTAGCAGCGGTATCTTTAGTAACAAACAATAATTTAGAAGATATTTGTAAAGCTTTAGAAAATTTTGGAGGAGTTAGTGGGCGAATGGAAATTATAAGTGTTGAACCACTTGTAATTGTAGATTTTGCTCATACTCCTGATGGTATGGAAGAGGTTTTAAAAAGTTTTCCACAAAAAGAGATAATTTGTGTTTTTGGAGCAGGTGGAAATAGAGATAGTTTAAAGCGACCACTTATGGGAAAAGTTGCCGCAAAATACTCTAAGCATATTATTGTTACAAGTGATAATCCAAGATTTGAAGATCCAGATTTAATTATAAATGATATTGTTGCTGGAATTCCAAAAAATATTAGTTTTGAAGTAGAGATAAATAGAAAAGAGGCTCTTAAAAAGGCAATATTATTGGCGAAAAATGAAAATAGTGTAGTTTTAGTTCTTGGAAAAGGTGATGAAGCAACACAAATTATCTATGATCAGAAACTCCCTTTTAGTGATAAAGAGGAAATTCTTAAAATCTTAAATTCATAA
- the rpsB gene encoding 30S ribosomal protein S2 encodes MVTMKDLLECGVHFGHQTRRWNPKMKKFIFGVRKNIYIIDLQKTLRYFRYTYNVVRDRAAEGQTMIFVGTKKQASETIKKAAESCGMPYVNHRWLGGMLTNFGTIKKSIRKLEIIKKMREEGQLDLLTKKEALMLTRKEEKLELYLGGIKEMHKLPDMMFVLDAVKEKIAIAEARRLGITVVAPLDTNCDPDVVDLPIPGNDDAIRSIHLFCNEMAAAMNEGKAALADANGEEVVEAISQVEKDELIAEAVAEGEEFNFENGEDA; translated from the coding sequence ATGGTTACTATGAAAGACCTATTAGAGTGTGGTGTACACTTTGGACACCAAACAAGAAGATGGAATCCAAAAATGAAAAAATTCATTTTCGGTGTTAGAAAAAATATCTATATTATAGATTTACAAAAAACATTAAGATATTTCAGATATACATATAATGTTGTAAGAGATAGAGCTGCTGAAGGTCAAACAATGATTTTTGTTGGTACTAAAAAACAAGCTAGTGAAACTATCAAAAAAGCTGCTGAATCTTGTGGAATGCCATATGTAAACCACAGATGGTTAGGTGGAATGCTTACAAATTTTGGAACAATTAAAAAATCAATTAGAAAATTAGAAATTATTAAAAAAATGAGAGAAGAAGGGCAATTAGACCTTTTAACTAAAAAAGAAGCTTTAATGCTTACTAGAAAAGAAGAAAAATTAGAGTTATATCTTGGTGGTATTAAAGAGATGCACAAACTTCCAGATATGATGTTTGTTCTTGATGCAGTTAAAGAGAAAATTGCTATTGCTGAAGCTAGAAGATTAGGAATTACAGTTGTTGCTCCTTTAGATACAAATTGTGATCCAGATGTTGTTGATTTACCAATTCCAGGAAATGATGATGCTATTAGATCAATTCACTTATTCTGCAACGAAATGGCTGCAGCTATGAATGAAGGAAAAGCAGCTTTAGCTGATGCAAATGGAGAAGAAGTAGTAGAAGCTATCTCTCAAGTAGAGAAAGATGAGCTTATAGCTGAAGCAGTTGCTGAAGGTGAAGAGTTTAACTTTGAAAATGGAGAGGATGCATAA
- the tsf gene encoding translation elongation factor Ts, which produces MAVTPQLIKELRELTGAGMMDCKNALNETGGDIEKAVQALREAGLGKAAKKAGNVAAEGLVAIEINSDNTKAVILELNSQTDFVAKNENFINLTKEITSHALTLNINDAETLNSSTINGQDFPTFLAEKIATIGENLVARKLSTVEGQVVNGYVHVTGRTGVVLAAKCAEGVKDKATALLRNIAMHASAMKPTVISYKDLDSAFVESENRAIRAEIEAENEELARLKKPLKKIPEFVSKSQLTDEAIAAAKARFEDELRAAGKPEKIWANIIPGQIERFITDNTQLDGRFALLSQAYVMNDKQTVEQAIAEVDASIEITGYIRFELGEGIEKKEEDFAAEVAKQMGK; this is translated from the coding sequence ATGGCAGTAACTCCACAATTAATTAAAGAGTTAAGAGAATTAACTGGTGCAGGGATGATGGATTGCAAAAATGCATTAAACGAAACTGGTGGAGATATTGAAAAAGCTGTTCAAGCTTTAAGAGAAGCTGGTCTTGGAAAAGCTGCTAAAAAAGCTGGAAATGTTGCTGCTGAAGGTTTAGTTGCTATTGAAATAAATAGTGATAACACAAAAGCTGTAATTTTAGAGTTAAACTCTCAAACAGACTTTGTTGCTAAAAATGAGAACTTCATTAACTTAACAAAAGAGATTACTTCTCATGCTTTAACGTTAAATATTAATGATGCTGAAACTTTAAATAGTTCAACTATTAATGGACAAGATTTCCCAACTTTCCTTGCAGAGAAAATTGCAACTATTGGTGAAAACTTAGTAGCTAGAAAATTATCTACTGTTGAAGGTCAAGTTGTAAATGGTTATGTACATGTTACTGGAAGAACTGGGGTTGTTTTAGCAGCAAAATGTGCTGAAGGTGTAAAAGATAAAGCAACTGCTTTATTAAGAAATATTGCAATGCATGCAAGTGCTATGAAACCGACAGTTATTTCATACAAAGATTTAGATTCAGCTTTTGTTGAGTCTGAAAATAGAGCTATTAGAGCTGAGATTGAAGCTGAAAATGAAGAGTTAGCAAGATTAAAAAAACCATTAAAGAAAATTCCAGAGTTTGTTTCTAAATCTCAATTGACAGATGAAGCAATTGCAGCAGCAAAAGCTAGATTCGAAGATGAGTTAAGAGCAGCTGGAAAACCTGAAAAAATTTGGGCAAATATTATTCCTGGACAAATTGAGAGATTTATTACGGATAATACTCAATTAGATGGAAGATTTGCACTTTTATCTCAAGCTTATGTAATGAATGATAAACAAACAGTTGAGCAAGCAATTGCAGAAGTTGATGCTTCAATTGAAATTACAGGTTACATTAGATTTGAACTTGGTGAAGGAATCGAGAAAAAAGAAGAAGATTTCGCAGCTGAAGTTGCAAAACAAATGGGTAAATAA
- a CDS encoding ABC transporter ATP-binding protein → MSEKLDNKPLLASILLEAKNLSHNFDYELFNNINLSLHKKESIAIIGTSGSGKSTLLNILSSLLKPTTGNVVFQSKDLYSLKQNELLKIRRDDFGIIFQAHYLFRGFTAIENLNIATLLSHTDLDLKLLKELDIERVINQGVGELSGGQQQRLSIARILMKKPKIIFADEPTGNLDKDTANVVMNTLFKYIKESDAGLILVTHEEDLAFKCDKVYKLVDLKLVELKC, encoded by the coding sequence ATGAGTGAAAAATTAGATAATAAGCCACTCCTTGCATCCATTCTATTAGAAGCAAAAAATCTATCACATAACTTTGATTATGAACTTTTCAATAATATCAATTTAAGCTTACATAAAAAAGAGTCAATAGCAATTATTGGTACAAGTGGAAGTGGAAAATCAACATTACTTAATATTTTATCTTCACTTTTAAAGCCAACAACAGGAAATGTTGTTTTTCAAAGTAAAGATTTATACTCTTTAAAGCAGAATGAACTTTTAAAAATAAGAAGAGATGATTTTGGGATTATTTTTCAAGCACACTATTTATTTAGAGGATTTACAGCAATAGAAAATTTAAATATAGCAACTCTTCTAAGTCATACAGATTTAGACTTAAAACTTTTAAAAGAGTTAGATATTGAGCGTGTAATAAATCAAGGTGTGGGAGAGCTTAGTGGTGGTCAGCAACAAAGACTTTCAATAGCAAGAATTCTTATGAAGAAACCAAAAATTATTTTTGCAGATGAACCAACAGGAAACTTAGATAAAGATACTGCAAATGTAGTTATGAATACTCTTTTTAAATATATAAAAGAGAGTGATGCAGGGCTTATTTTAGTAACTCATGAGGAGGATTTAGCTTTTAAGTGTGATAAAGTTTATAAATTAGTTGATTTAAAACTTGTGGAGCTAAAATGCTAA
- the gmk gene encoding guanylate kinase: MQNKGAILILSGPSGCGKSTLLKEIYKNISNYYFSISTTTRSPRVGEKDGVDYYFVSKDEFEKDIEAGNFLEWAKVHDNYYGTSLKPIVEALNDGKLVIFDIDVQGHKIVRKKLNSQVTSVFITTPTLTILKDRLYSRNSDSSDIIEKRLSNAKEEINSFLEYDYLIINDDLEKSTKEILAIANIARAKTKLFDKESLVGYWSK; encoded by the coding sequence ATGCAAAATAAGGGTGCCATTTTAATTCTCTCAGGACCTAGTGGTTGTGGGAAATCTACCCTTTTAAAAGAGATTTATAAAAATATATCTAACTACTATTTTTCTATCTCTACAACAACAAGAAGTCCTAGAGTTGGTGAAAAAGATGGAGTTGATTACTATTTTGTGAGTAAAGATGAATTTGAAAAAGATATAGAAGCTGGGAATTTTCTTGAGTGGGCGAAAGTTCATGATAACTATTATGGAACATCTTTAAAACCAATTGTAGAAGCCTTAAATGATGGAAAACTTGTAATTTTTGATATAGATGTGCAAGGACACAAGATTGTACGAAAGAAATTAAATTCTCAAGTAACATCAGTATTTATTACAACACCAACTTTAACTATTTTAAAAGATAGATTATATAGTAGAAATAGCGATAGTAGTGATATTATAGAAAAAAGATTAAGCAATGCTAAAGAGGAGATAAACTCTTTTTTAGAGTATGATTATTTAATTATAAATGATGATTTAGAAAAATCAACAAAAGAGATTTTAGCAATTGCAAATATTGCAAGAGCTAAAACAAAGCTTTTTGATAAAGAGAGTTTAGTGGGTTATTGGTCTAAATAA
- a CDS encoding EAL domain-containing response regulator gives MIDNIDILKNVTILYAEDEADLRDVTSSILKSFTKNQYIATNGKEAYELFLNHEDDIDLIITDINMPILNGLDFIKKVKQINLNIPVIVTTAFSNKEYLLKAIDIGVDKYVLKPIDITKLLQAMSQSLIYHELKDLYTDKLTTLPNRNKLKKDLAKNDFDLVALVDIDEFSTINDFFGEAIGDKILYEFTLKLKDYFLTNEYSIYRIESDKFAILSKDGSSTDDFYNFCRAFIDKVELESFYVDENEIDINITIGIAKSKGLLAYKYSQRIISYARKRFQKIMIYDESYKIQQSFEENIKWIKQLKQGFKENLLQAFFQPILDTKSQEIVKYEALIRYISPEGVEFGPYNFLQIAKKTKMYPNIVQVILDDALKLIKNKQKRVSINISYDDLSNEKTTNYIYNYLEKHKEFTSSLEFEILESEEISDFDLVEKFIKTVSNYGCLVGIDDFGAGYSNFHLLSRLNVDFIKIDGSLIKDIHNSKDLEIIVKTISNIAKEFNIKTVAEFVSNEEIYNKIKGLNIDLAQGFYFSKPLSYKEII, from the coding sequence ATGATAGATAATATTGATATACTAAAAAATGTAACTATTTTATATGCAGAAGATGAAGCCGATTTAAGAGATGTAACTTCATCTATTTTAAAATCTTTCACAAAAAATCAGTATATTGCTACAAATGGTAAAGAGGCCTATGAACTTTTTTTAAATCATGAAGATGATATTGATTTAATTATAACTGATATAAATATGCCTATTTTAAATGGTTTAGATTTTATAAAAAAAGTAAAACAGATAAATTTAAATATTCCAGTTATTGTAACAACAGCATTTTCAAACAAAGAGTATCTATTGAAAGCTATTGATATTGGTGTTGATAAATATGTTTTAAAACCAATAGATATTACAAAACTACTTCAGGCTATGAGTCAATCTTTAATTTATCATGAATTAAAAGATTTATATACAGATAAATTAACAACTCTTCCTAATAGAAATAAACTAAAAAAAGATTTAGCAAAAAATGATTTTGATTTAGTTGCTTTAGTTGATATTGATGAATTTTCAACAATAAATGACTTTTTTGGAGAGGCTATTGGTGATAAAATTTTGTATGAATTTACTCTTAAATTAAAAGATTATTTTCTTACAAATGAGTACTCTATTTATAGAATTGAATCTGATAAATTTGCAATTTTATCAAAAGATGGCTCATCAACAGATGATTTTTATAATTTTTGTAGAGCATTTATTGACAAAGTTGAACTTGAGTCTTTTTATGTTGATGAAAATGAGATTGATATAAATATCACTATTGGTATTGCAAAAAGTAAAGGATTACTAGCTTATAAATATTCTCAAAGAATTATTAGTTATGCTAGAAAAAGATTCCAAAAAATTATGATTTATGACGAATCTTATAAAATCCAACAATCTTTTGAAGAGAATATAAAATGGATAAAACAGTTAAAACAAGGATTTAAAGAGAACCTTCTTCAAGCATTCTTCCAACCAATTTTAGATACAAAAAGCCAAGAAATTGTAAAATATGAGGCTTTAATTAGATATATATCTCCTGAAGGTGTAGAATTTGGACCATATAACTTTTTACAAATCGCCAAAAAAACAAAAATGTATCCAAATATTGTACAAGTTATTTTAGATGATGCTTTAAAATTGATTAAGAATAAACAAAAAAGAGTCTCTATAAATATATCTTATGATGACTTATCAAATGAAAAAACAACAAATTACATCTATAACTATTTAGAAAAGCATAAAGAGTTTACCTCTTCTTTAGAGTTTGAAATTTTAGAATCTGAAGAGATTTCTGATTTTGATTTAGTTGAGAAATTTATTAAAACTGTATCAAACTATGGTTGCTTAGTAGGAATTGATGATTTTGGTGCTGGTTACTCAAATTTTCATCTTCTTTCAAGACTCAATGTTGATTTCATAAAAATTGATGGCTCTTTAATTAAAGATATTCATAACTCAAAAGATTTAGAGATAATTGTAAAAACAATATCAAATATTGCAAAAGAGTTTAATATTAAAACTGTTGCTGAATTTGTATCAAATGAAGAGATTTATAATAAAATAAAAGGATTAAATATAGATTTAGCTCAAGGTTTTTATTTTTCAAAACCTCTAAGCTACAAAGAGATTATTTAG
- a CDS encoding heavy metal translocating P-type ATPase, with amino-acid sequence MSVIECNHCHLSFDEKIMIKENDLNFCCGGCQNVYHILKSENLDSFYEKLGNKTISAPLQVSNDDLAKFDSENFLNNYTTLTKDGFTQIDLILEGIHCAACVWLNEKILYDTKGVVEANINFTTNKARVIFNSDILKLSQIIQKIRSIGYNAYAYDSSIADKEATKAKQDYFVRMMVAVVCTMNIMMLSVAKYTGFFTGMSNEVKHMIHLAEFLLTTPVLFFSGFVFYKGAFYGIKNRMVNMDLLVCTGATMTYIYSLTVLFGAKGESYFDSVSMIITFVLVGKYLEVIGKKSAVDTLDKIKSTLPLEAVIIKDGKKETKALNLVKVGDIVELKIGEKVPVDGKITFGSATFDESSLTGESIPIYKKEGDTLYSGTIILDSTILFEVTKDFKNSTFSSIVTLLEDSLNSKPKIQTLANKLSRGFSLTILTIAFVTFLVWYYLGVDLGFYFEGTNQFERSFITAVSVVVIACPCALALATPMASLVGISELAKKSLLFKEAKFIETLANADVVVFDKTGTLTKGELEVSSAKFFKESKDSLNLLYSLLDSSTHPVSKAVKKYIIENYKVEHLILEDIKNIEAKGLSARYENSELLGGNEVLLKDFGINFEFNSKTTQYIFAQDKKIVASFELKDEIKDDAKELIDYLKEQNIQTVMLTGDNNFVASNVAKELGITNYRASFSPQDKADFIKELKNSGKTVVMVGDGVNDSVALSFSDVAIAMGNSADISMMVSDIVLLSSKLKSLKDAFIISKKTYKHIKQNLSFSLFYNAITIPIAMAGFIIPLFAALSMSLSSLVVVFNSLRIKLK; translated from the coding sequence TTGTCAGTAATAGAGTGTAATCATTGTCATTTATCATTTGATGAAAAAATAATGATAAAAGAGAATGATTTAAATTTTTGTTGTGGTGGCTGTCAAAATGTATATCATATTTTGAAAAGTGAAAATCTCGACTCTTTTTATGAAAAGCTTGGAAACAAAACTATAAGTGCTCCTTTACAAGTTTCAAATGATGATTTAGCAAAGTTTGATTCAGAAAATTTTTTAAATAATTATACAACACTCACTAAAGATGGATTTACACAAATAGATTTAATCTTAGAAGGGATACATTGTGCAGCTTGTGTTTGGTTAAATGAGAAAATTTTATATGATACAAAAGGTGTAGTTGAAGCAAATATAAATTTTACAACAAATAAAGCAAGAGTTATTTTTAATAGTGATATTTTAAAGCTTAGTCAGATTATACAAAAAATTAGAAGTATAGGTTACAATGCTTATGCTTATGATTCTAGTATAGCTGATAAAGAGGCAACTAAAGCAAAACAAGACTATTTTGTACGAATGATGGTTGCTGTTGTTTGTACTATGAATATTATGATGCTAAGTGTTGCAAAATATACAGGCTTTTTTACTGGAATGAGTAATGAAGTAAAGCATATGATCCATTTAGCAGAGTTTTTACTTACAACACCAGTTCTTTTTTTTAGTGGATTTGTATTTTATAAGGGTGCATTTTATGGAATAAAGAATCGTATGGTTAATATGGATTTACTTGTATGCACAGGTGCTACAATGACCTATATCTACTCTTTAACAGTTCTTTTTGGAGCAAAAGGAGAGAGCTATTTTGATTCGGTTTCTATGATTATAACTTTTGTTTTAGTCGGAAAATATCTTGAAGTAATTGGAAAAAAATCAGCTGTTGATACATTAGATAAGATAAAATCTACTCTTCCCCTTGAAGCAGTAATAATAAAAGATGGAAAAAAAGAGACAAAAGCACTAAATTTAGTAAAAGTAGGGGATATAGTTGAGCTTAAAATTGGTGAAAAAGTTCCAGTAGATGGTAAAATAACTTTTGGAAGTGCCACTTTTGATGAATCTAGCTTAACGGGAGAATCAATACCAATTTATAAGAAAGAGGGTGATACTCTTTACAGTGGAACGATTATTTTGGATTCTACTATTTTATTTGAAGTTACAAAAGATTTTAAAAACTCAACTTTTTCATCTATTGTTACACTTTTAGAGGATTCTTTAAATTCAAAACCAAAGATTCAAACTTTAGCAAATAAGCTTTCACGAGGATTTAGTTTAACTATTTTAACTATTGCTTTTGTTACATTTCTGGTTTGGTACTATTTGGGAGTTGATTTAGGTTTCTATTTTGAGGGAACAAATCAGTTTGAAAGATCATTTATAACTGCTGTTTCTGTTGTTGTTATTGCTTGTCCTTGTGCTTTAGCTCTTGCAACACCAATGGCTAGTTTAGTAGGAATTAGTGAATTAGCAAAAAAATCTTTACTATTTAAAGAGGCAAAATTTATAGAGACTTTAGCAAATGCAGATGTTGTAGTTTTTGATAAAACAGGAACACTTACAAAAGGTGAATTAGAAGTTAGTAGTGCAAAATTTTTTAAAGAAAGTAAAGATAGTTTAAATCTTCTTTACTCTTTACTTGATAGTTCAACTCATCCTGTAAGTAAGGCTGTTAAAAAGTATATTATAGAAAACTATAAAGTAGAACATTTAATCTTGGAAGATATAAAAAATATAGAAGCTAAAGGATTAAGTGCTAGATATGAAAATAGTGAGCTTTTAGGTGGAAATGAAGTATTATTAAAAGATTTTGGAATAAATTTTGAATTTAACTCAAAAACTACACAATATATTTTTGCACAAGATAAAAAAATAGTTGCTAGTTTTGAGTTAAAAGATGAGATAAAAGATGATGCAAAAGAGCTTATAGATTATCTAAAAGAGCAAAATATTCAAACAGTAATGCTTACTGGTGATAATAATTTTGTAGCTTCAAATGTTGCCAAAGAGCTGGGAATTACAAATTATAGAGCCTCTTTTAGTCCACAAGATAAAGCAGATTTTATAAAAGAGTTAAAAAATAGTGGTAAAACAGTAGTTATGGTTGGAGATGGAGTAAATGATAGTGTTGCATTAAGTTTTAGTGATGTTGCAATTGCTATGGGAAATTCTGCTGATATATCTATGATGGTTTCAGATATTGTACTTTTAAGCTCAAAATTAAAATCACTAAAAGATGCTTTTATAATCTCTAAAAAAACATATAAGCATATAAAGCAAAATCTTAGTTTCTCTTTGTTTTATAATGCTATTACTATTCCAATTGCTATGGCTGGTTTTATAATTCCATTATTTGCAGCACTCTCAATGAGTTTAAGTTCTTTAGTGGTAGTATTTAACTCTTTAAGAATAAAATTAAAATAA
- the ccoS gene encoding cbb3-type cytochrome oxidase assembly protein CcoS: MIDDTLFFMLIVGLIISAGMLMLFIWAAKSGQFDDSSKVTNGLLFDSVEDLNDAIKKETSIKEAKKEIKKEEK, translated from the coding sequence ATGATAGATGATACACTATTTTTTATGTTGATTGTTGGATTAATAATATCAGCTGGAATGTTAATGCTCTTTATTTGGGCTGCAAAATCGGGACAGTTTGATGACTCTTCTAAGGTTACAAATGGTCTACTTTTTGATAGTGTTGAAGATTTAAATGATGCAATAAAAAAAGAGACCTCTATAAAAGAAGCGAAAAAAGAGATAAAAAAAGAGGAAAAGTAA
- a CDS encoding c-type cytochrome, whose amino-acid sequence MKKIVLATVALTAFAFADAPAAYATCKACHGVKGEVNVTTQSKSHVPANLAKADIEKALHGYKDGSYGGPMKALMKGQVAKLTDADIKALADYMGK is encoded by the coding sequence ATGAAAAAAATAGTTTTAGCAACAGTAGCATTAACAGCTTTCGCATTTGCAGATGCACCAGCGGCTTACGCTACATGTAAAGCATGTCATGGGGTAAAAGGTGAAGTAAATGTTACGACTCAAAGTAAATCACATGTTCCAGCAAATTTAGCAAAAGCTGATATTGAAAAAGCTTTACATGGGTATAAAGATGGTTCTTATGGTGGACCAATGAAAGCTCTTATGAAAGGTCAAGTAGCTAAATTAACTGATGCTGATATTAAAGCATTAGCTGATTATATGGGTAAATAA